One Kangiella geojedonensis DNA segment encodes these proteins:
- a CDS encoding MarC family protein: MKDALILWATIDPIGTLAIFASLTATLTPKQRFKTAVKAIIYSAIILIGAVVIGQILLSAMGISLVSLQVAGGMILFIFSLQMIFGDALAFSSSGEKEQGHDIAVFPLAVPSIATPGAIMAAILLTDNHVYDIQTQVGTSLIMLGVLAVAFLFMLAASPILKVIGQNGAAILIRVMGLILAAMSLEFILEAFHIFEWLETVESSTR; this comes from the coding sequence ATTAAAGACGCGCTCATTCTTTGGGCTACCATCGATCCGATTGGTACTTTAGCCATTTTCGCGTCACTTACCGCGACTTTAACCCCTAAACAGCGCTTTAAGACTGCAGTTAAGGCGATTATTTATTCGGCGATCATATTGATTGGCGCGGTAGTCATTGGACAGATTCTGCTTTCCGCCATGGGCATTAGCCTAGTTTCTTTGCAGGTTGCTGGCGGCATGATTCTTTTTATATTTTCTCTTCAAATGATCTTTGGTGATGCACTAGCTTTTAGTTCGAGTGGCGAAAAGGAGCAAGGACACGATATTGCAGTTTTCCCCTTGGCCGTGCCGTCAATTGCAACCCCCGGCGCTATCATGGCAGCAATTCTGCTCACCGATAATCATGTGTACGATATCCAAACCCAAGTCGGAACCAGTTTGATCATGTTAGGCGTGTTAGCCGTTGCTTTTCTCTTTATGCTAGCAGCAAGCCCCATTCTAAAAGTCATTGGACAAAATGGTGCGGCTATCCTTATTCGAGTCATGGGACTCATTCTCGCAGCCATGTCACTAGAATTTATTTTAGAAGCTTTCCATATCTTTGAGTGGCTTGAAACTGTTGAGTCATCCACGCGCTAG
- a CDS encoding GNAT family N-acetyltransferase, which produces MQCIKPEQPHLLEVMEWVRNPKVFDIWAGPGVRFPFTAETFIHDLKLDELHSRVLIDNGQVVAFGQTYQRLGYTHLGRLVVKPDLQGKGVGTELIRQLMAIGDQEFNSKGYSLFVLKANTRAKKLYLKLGFKVQEYPEIMPLADCLYMVNDHEPAA; this is translated from the coding sequence ATGCAGTGCATTAAGCCGGAACAGCCGCACTTACTCGAAGTCATGGAGTGGGTTCGAAATCCTAAAGTATTCGATATTTGGGCTGGGCCGGGCGTACGCTTTCCTTTTACTGCCGAAACCTTTATTCACGACTTAAAACTCGATGAACTGCACAGCCGAGTATTGATCGACAATGGACAAGTCGTCGCTTTTGGCCAAACCTACCAACGACTTGGTTACACACACCTTGGAAGGCTAGTGGTTAAGCCCGACCTCCAAGGCAAAGGCGTCGGCACTGAACTTATCAGACAACTCATGGCAATTGGCGATCAAGAGTTCAACAGTAAAGGCTATTCACTGTTTGTGTTAAAGGCCAATACCCGCGCCAAAAAGCTTTACCTTAAACTTGGTTTTAAGGTTCAAGAGTACCCAGAAATCATGCCTTTGGCTGATTGCCTCTATATGGTAAACGATCATGAGCCCGCAGCTTAA
- a CDS encoding TonB-dependent receptor, giving the protein MKLRTLSLLITGILASQSALAAEKNLSGVITGDDNQPLEGVEVHLRAQNLSTTTDASGNFTFENLEEGRYVLDIKGGTEGHINRSVRHDGTKKSINLTPENAEVLVITGNPLEHSSLEMASPAVIISGDDLVKNRGANIGETLAQTPGINLSSFGAGAGRPVIRGQQGNRVTVLSNNSSTQDASNSSPDHWIAAEPLLAERVEVLKGPATLLYGGGAVGGAVNVVDNRIPQHLTDGIEGGFEARVADSTTGERSTVGTVTASAGNFAFNIDGFKSETDDYEIPAYAESSFLRAQEEHEHEGETEEEHAEHEEEYGGILNNTRTDTKGGSFGVSYIGDRGFIGMSYTEFERAYGLPGHAHGHEEEHDHEEHEEHEEHEEHDENVFLDLEQKRYNLKGQLSEPFAGFQNLKFNYSKTDYEHQEIEGDEVSTRFTNDAQELRIEAVHNSWNGWQGAFGLQLSDSDFSAVGAETFIPASNTKNYGIFWLEEMDQGDWHTELGLRLDQQKIDVSSTANFTGAQRDDKAYSFAAGTVWHMNDKWSLPINLAFAQRLPSVEELYSNAGRVEDPDSENSYVPHLATLSIEVGDENLDKETAKNIDIGLRYHTDEVHASVSLFHNQVSDYIYLAHHEHEEEHDAGGGHDEHEEHDEFPIFEFTQGDATFTGLEAEIDWTFGYEGDSYWKAGLFSDYTRATLDSGGYLPRTPAKRLGGNIGFVQGDLSADFSVIKAYDQNQVADEELPTEGYTLVNMSVGYNVYLDNADLLLFVKGDNMGNEEIRDHASFLKDRTTRAGRTFSAGFRLTF; this is encoded by the coding sequence ATGAAACTTAGAACACTAAGTCTATTAATTACGGGAATCTTGGCTTCCCAGAGCGCATTAGCGGCTGAAAAGAACCTTTCAGGCGTCATTACTGGTGACGACAACCAACCACTTGAAGGTGTCGAAGTACACCTTCGCGCACAGAATTTATCTACGACTACGGATGCTAGCGGTAATTTTACTTTCGAAAACCTTGAAGAAGGACGCTATGTTCTCGACATCAAAGGCGGTACCGAAGGCCACATCAACCGTTCCGTACGTCATGATGGCACCAAAAAGTCGATTAACCTAACCCCGGAAAACGCAGAAGTTTTAGTGATCACGGGTAATCCTCTTGAACATTCCAGTTTAGAAATGGCCTCACCTGCCGTCATTATCAGTGGTGATGATTTGGTTAAAAATCGTGGCGCCAATATTGGTGAAACACTGGCCCAAACTCCCGGTATCAACCTTTCCAGTTTTGGTGCTGGCGCTGGCCGTCCTGTGATACGTGGTCAGCAAGGCAATCGCGTTACGGTGCTCAGCAATAACAGCTCCACTCAAGATGCATCAAACTCCAGTCCTGATCACTGGATTGCCGCCGAGCCGCTTTTGGCTGAACGTGTTGAAGTCTTAAAAGGCCCTGCAACATTACTTTACGGTGGCGGCGCAGTTGGCGGTGCGGTCAATGTGGTCGATAACCGCATACCTCAGCACTTAACCGATGGTATTGAAGGTGGTTTTGAAGCTAGAGTTGCTGACTCAACAACGGGCGAACGCAGTACTGTTGGTACCGTTACCGCTTCAGCAGGTAATTTCGCCTTCAATATTGATGGCTTTAAGTCTGAAACCGATGACTATGAAATCCCTGCTTACGCTGAATCTTCTTTCTTACGAGCACAAGAAGAACATGAGCACGAAGGTGAGACCGAGGAAGAACATGCTGAGCATGAGGAAGAGTACGGTGGCATCTTAAATAACACCCGCACCGATACTAAGGGTGGTAGTTTCGGCGTTTCTTACATTGGCGACCGTGGCTTTATTGGCATGTCTTATACCGAGTTCGAGCGTGCTTACGGCTTACCAGGGCATGCTCACGGGCACGAAGAAGAACATGATCATGAGGAGCACGAAGAACATGAGGAACATGAAGAGCACGATGAAAATGTTTTCCTCGATCTAGAGCAAAAGCGCTACAACCTTAAAGGTCAGTTAAGCGAGCCGTTTGCAGGCTTTCAAAACCTGAAGTTTAACTATTCAAAAACTGACTACGAGCACCAAGAAATCGAAGGTGATGAGGTCAGCACACGCTTCACCAACGATGCACAAGAGCTTCGCATTGAAGCGGTCCATAATTCATGGAACGGTTGGCAAGGCGCGTTCGGCCTGCAGCTCAGCGATAGCGACTTTTCGGCAGTAGGCGCTGAGACCTTTATTCCTGCTTCTAACACTAAAAACTACGGTATTTTCTGGTTAGAAGAAATGGACCAAGGTGACTGGCACACAGAGCTTGGGTTACGTCTTGATCAACAAAAGATTGATGTATCCAGCACCGCTAATTTCACAGGCGCTCAACGAGACGACAAAGCTTATAGCTTTGCCGCTGGTACTGTGTGGCACATGAATGATAAATGGTCATTACCGATCAACTTAGCATTCGCTCAACGCTTACCCTCGGTTGAAGAACTTTATTCCAATGCTGGTCGTGTAGAAGACCCTGACAGCGAAAACAGCTATGTCCCTCATTTAGCGACCCTTAGTATTGAAGTGGGCGACGAGAATCTGGACAAAGAAACCGCTAAAAACATCGATATCGGTTTACGCTATCACACAGACGAAGTACACGCGTCCGTATCGCTATTCCACAACCAAGTATCAGACTACATCTATCTCGCTCACCATGAGCACGAAGAAGAGCATGATGCTGGCGGCGGTCATGATGAACATGAAGAACATGACGAGTTTCCAATCTTTGAATTCACTCAAGGTGACGCAACCTTCACTGGCTTGGAAGCGGAGATCGACTGGACCTTTGGTTATGAAGGCGACTCTTATTGGAAAGCAGGATTGTTTAGTGACTATACCCGAGCGACTTTGGACAGCGGTGGCTACTTACCTCGAACACCTGCCAAGCGACTTGGCGGTAATATCGGCTTTGTCCAAGGTGACTTAAGTGCTGACTTTTCGGTGATTAAAGCCTACGACCAAAACCAAGTCGCTGACGAAGAACTTCCTACAGAAGGTTACACCCTAGTGAATATGAGTGTTGGCTATAACGTTTATCTTGATAATGCAGACCTTTTGTTATTCGTAAAAGGTGACAACATGGGCAACGAAGAAATCCGTGACCATGCTTCCTTCTTAAAGGATCGCACGACACGTGCGGGGAGAACTTTTTCTGCAGGATTCCGTTTAACGTTCTAA
- the rarD gene encoding EamA family transporter RarD, whose product MTAENTTNQQSAHLSQNSDQEQKNNKAGYLCGLGAFVIWGLAPIYFKAVQQVSALEILAHRVAWSVPVVLLIMFIIRRPFPKGVLKDKKTMGILAITAVLISGNWLVFTWAVTHDRVLETSLGYFINPLISVALGIFFLKEKLSIWSKWALGLAIAGVAYRVVVLGGLPWVSLFLAFSFGFYGLLRKQVNIGPLQGLLVETLMVLPITVGYIYYLWHTGTGSFLNLSPTIDWLLVAGGIITTVPLALFSAGARILPLNTIGFLQYLAPSLTFILAVFVFKEPFNLDLLMTFGFIWAGLVVYTIGVIKNSNRRRIVSN is encoded by the coding sequence ATGACAGCTGAAAACACAACAAATCAGCAATCAGCTCATTTGTCACAAAATAGCGATCAAGAGCAGAAAAATAACAAAGCCGGTTATTTATGTGGTCTCGGTGCTTTTGTGATTTGGGGCTTGGCACCGATATATTTCAAAGCGGTGCAACAGGTATCGGCTCTTGAGATCCTAGCGCACCGAGTGGCTTGGTCTGTGCCGGTGGTATTGCTAATCATGTTTATCATCAGGCGCCCATTTCCTAAGGGTGTGCTTAAAGATAAGAAAACCATGGGGATACTGGCGATAACGGCGGTGTTGATTTCGGGTAACTGGCTGGTCTTTACATGGGCGGTGACACATGATCGGGTACTTGAAACCAGCTTGGGTTACTTTATTAATCCGCTAATTAGTGTAGCGCTGGGAATTTTCTTCCTCAAGGAGAAGCTTTCGATTTGGAGTAAGTGGGCGCTAGGCTTGGCGATTGCTGGCGTGGCCTATCGCGTGGTTGTGCTCGGAGGTTTACCGTGGGTCTCTCTATTCTTAGCGTTTTCTTTCGGCTTCTATGGATTGCTTAGAAAGCAGGTTAACATTGGGCCGTTACAAGGCTTATTGGTTGAAACCTTGATGGTGCTCCCGATTACGGTAGGCTATATCTACTACTTATGGCATACGGGGACTGGTAGTTTCTTAAACTTATCACCAACCATAGATTGGTTGCTGGTAGCGGGCGGTATTATCACAACAGTGCCATTGGCGTTGTTCTCTGCTGGCGCGCGAATTTTGCCTTTAAATACCATTGGGTTTTTACAATACCTCGCGCCAAGTCTGACCTTTATTTTGGCCGTTTTTGTGTTTAAAGAGCCCTTTAATCTCGATTTATTGATGACCTTCGGCTTTATTTGGGCAGGTTTGGTGGTTTATACCATTGGCGTGATAAAGAATTCGAATAGACGCCGTATCGTATCCAATTAA
- a CDS encoding DUF2165 family protein, giving the protein MGIRYLKIILVLFLSLLCLIYGLQNLANLEACFQSVSYVLGMSEHTYYANSWFPAITNSGLVWVCVFIIIALELTAGVLLFLGTLALFKARRSDSASFNQAKSLSLLGAGIGIIVWFGFFGVLGGAWFQLWQTSVGAQSLGGAFQYFASCVFIWVIVRADD; this is encoded by the coding sequence ATGGGGATCCGTTATTTAAAAATTATATTAGTGTTGTTTCTATCACTGCTTTGCCTTATTTATGGGCTACAAAACCTTGCCAACTTAGAAGCATGCTTCCAGTCAGTATCGTACGTTTTAGGCATGTCAGAGCATACTTATTATGCCAACTCTTGGTTTCCAGCTATTACCAATAGTGGCTTAGTTTGGGTCTGTGTATTCATCATTATTGCACTTGAGCTAACCGCAGGAGTCTTACTATTCCTAGGTACGCTAGCACTATTTAAGGCACGTCGTTCAGACTCAGCATCGTTTAACCAAGCAAAATCGCTGTCCTTACTGGGTGCAGGAATTGGCATCATTGTCTGGTTCGGATTTTTTGGTGTGCTTGGCGGCGCTTGGTTTCAGTTGTGGCAAACGTCTGTAGGCGCTCAGTCGTTAGGCGGCGCATTCCAGTATTTTGCAAGCTGCGTTTTTATATGGGTCATCGTTAGAGCTGATGATTAA
- a CDS encoding threonine/serine exporter family protein: MADDLPISIAERRLDNVPNYPDRHEPVGFMLRLIKALHTYGVPSYELERLMTNVADQLGYGLQATVVPTSITMTFIQDEDKPRTYVIRSNSGEVNVDKLSRTIDVAYAVINDEITTEQGAKELTEITNSAPLHSKSWMILCFMLVSTAICRIFGGGIPEIITASVTGLVVGVFVNVGGLRSETVSNLMPALSAFLATLISFAFNYWIGLSSTYIPVVSGIIVLVPGMMLTIAMAELATQNLVSGTARLLGSVVIFIQMIFGVAIGAQLAALFFGEASITTMIDHQLPRWTVWIAILVSSWSLMMLFQVRSRHLPWIVITTASSFFVSRWAGAELGAATGAFFGALTVGVFANLAYRIKQVPTAAVMMPGFIILVPGSVGFRSLTEILDHNIIGGLESAFNMIIVGISLITGLLISSIATLPKPKIKTEPLEVEATATKIIEKDDE; this comes from the coding sequence ATGGCCGACGATTTGCCGATTTCGATAGCCGAGCGTCGATTGGACAATGTGCCGAACTATCCTGACCGCCACGAACCGGTGGGATTTATGTTGCGTTTGATCAAAGCGCTGCATACGTATGGAGTGCCTAGTTATGAACTGGAGCGTTTGATGACTAATGTGGCAGACCAGCTGGGTTATGGTTTACAGGCTACAGTGGTTCCCACCAGTATTACCATGACCTTCATCCAAGATGAAGACAAACCCCGAACTTATGTCATTCGTTCGAATTCGGGTGAAGTGAATGTGGACAAGCTAAGTCGCACGATTGATGTGGCTTATGCGGTGATTAATGATGAAATCACAACCGAGCAAGGCGCAAAAGAGCTAACGGAAATTACCAATTCAGCGCCACTACATAGTAAGTCTTGGATGATTCTTTGCTTTATGCTGGTATCGACAGCCATTTGCCGAATTTTCGGTGGTGGCATCCCTGAGATTATTACAGCGTCAGTTACCGGGTTAGTGGTTGGCGTGTTTGTTAATGTGGGTGGCCTACGCTCGGAAACAGTGTCGAACTTGATGCCAGCTTTGTCTGCATTTTTAGCAACACTCATATCTTTCGCCTTCAACTATTGGATCGGACTGAGTTCGACCTATATTCCTGTAGTGTCAGGAATTATAGTGCTGGTTCCAGGCATGATGCTAACCATCGCTATGGCCGAGTTAGCAACCCAGAATTTGGTATCGGGTACCGCACGGCTGTTAGGGTCGGTGGTAATTTTTATTCAGATGATTTTTGGTGTGGCGATTGGTGCACAATTAGCAGCTTTGTTTTTTGGAGAGGCTTCAATCACAACCATGATTGACCACCAGCTGCCACGATGGACTGTCTGGATTGCGATCTTAGTCAGCTCATGGTCATTGATGATGTTATTCCAAGTTCGTAGCAGACACCTTCCGTGGATTGTTATTACTACAGCCTCATCATTCTTTGTGTCGCGTTGGGCTGGAGCCGAGTTAGGCGCTGCGACCGGTGCTTTCTTTGGGGCGTTAACCGTTGGTGTGTTTGCAAACCTAGCCTACCGTATAAAACAGGTACCCACTGCTGCAGTGATGATGCCCGGATTTATTATCCTGGTTCCTGGAAGCGTTGGCTTTAGAAGTCTGACCGAGATTCTAGACCATAATATCATCGGTGGTCTGGAGTCAGCCTTTAACATGATTATTGTGGGAATTTCTTTGATTACAGGTCTGTTGATATCGTCCATTGCTACGTTGCCAAAACCAAAAATTAAAACAGAGCCCTTGGAAGTCGAGGCGACAGCCACAAAAATCATAGAGAAAGATGATGAATAA
- a CDS encoding c-type cytochrome translates to MSPQLKISLIIVLISILVGCSQEPPKNDGESIYYRSCFSCHERGHGGAPLRGNLEQWQARIDKGEDALMKSMLEGYKTMPPKGGCFDCTEAELQKALDFMLQPRSQ, encoded by the coding sequence ATGAGCCCGCAGCTTAAAATCTCTCTAATAATAGTTTTGATATCCATCCTCGTGGGCTGTAGCCAAGAGCCGCCTAAGAATGATGGTGAAAGTATTTACTACCGCTCCTGTTTTAGTTGCCATGAACGTGGCCATGGTGGCGCACCACTGCGTGGAAATTTGGAACAGTGGCAAGCGCGCATTGATAAAGGCGAAGATGCTTTGATGAAAAGCATGTTAGAAGGTTATAAAACCATGCCACCGAAAGGCGGCTGTTTCGACTGCACCGAAGCAGAACTTCAAAAAGCGTTGGATTTTATGTTGCAGCCGAGGAGCCAGTAA
- a CDS encoding PKD domain-containing protein, translating into MFNLMKRLLAISSLVFVMSACSDSDSNDDNSDSENQKPVAEAGDDQDVAVGAEVTLNGAASSDPDGDTLTYQWTLSSAPAGSTAVLAAATSAEPTFTADVEGSYTAELVVSDGVLSSDVDSVTVVAASANQAPEANAGSDQDVNTGATVMLDGSASVDADGDTLTYQWEITSKPSGSAAVLSDADVESPTFIADVDGTYTADLVVNDGTVDSDVDSVTIIAATVNTAPVSNAGKDQSVKTNSTVMLDGSASTDIDGDEITYQWTLTAKPSASVAVLSDSTATRPTFDADVDGTYTAELVVSDGTVSGSADAVTVVAASANSEPVADAGDDLHVKAGTVVTLDGTASSDADGDLVNYQWALTSTPAGSMAALNNVSLATPTFVADVEGTYEAELIVDDGSVNSSADAVTVVALEANTAPIAHAGLEQSVKTGATVTLDGSASVDADGDAIAYEWAIISAPASSAASLNSSTTVDPSFTADVEGSYTIQLIVNDGSIKSEADTVTVVAATANAKPIANAGLDARVTAGTSVTLDGTGSFDADADVLTYQWTFVSKPSASSATFVDATVATPVFTADVEGSYVIALVVDDGTEASIEDLVYVEVIQPQVTLSKQFGADANATFNQVAMPYSSSATVDASASGSTDFTLDTFSIVAEGQNYTITNIQVTDDSGNVSPYFTVISDGFVLLEGQAVEFALMSPLTAGVETNLTFSFEIAETGQTFEANYTFTSN; encoded by the coding sequence ATGTTTAATCTCATGAAACGACTATTAGCGATAAGCTCTTTAGTGTTCGTCATGTCAGCTTGTAGTGATTCTGACTCGAATGACGATAATTCAGATTCCGAAAACCAAAAGCCAGTAGCGGAAGCTGGCGATGATCAGGATGTAGCGGTCGGCGCCGAAGTTACATTAAATGGTGCGGCAAGTTCAGATCCTGATGGTGATACATTGACCTATCAATGGACTCTCTCTTCAGCGCCTGCGGGTAGTACGGCAGTGTTAGCCGCTGCAACCAGCGCAGAGCCAACCTTCACAGCAGACGTAGAAGGTTCTTATACTGCGGAATTGGTCGTTAGTGACGGTGTTCTATCGAGTGATGTCGATAGTGTAACGGTCGTGGCCGCAAGTGCGAATCAAGCGCCGGAAGCAAACGCTGGCTCAGATCAGGATGTGAATACGGGCGCAACAGTCATGCTCGATGGTTCAGCGAGCGTTGATGCTGATGGCGATACATTAACTTATCAGTGGGAAATCACGTCTAAACCTTCGGGTAGCGCCGCTGTTCTAAGCGATGCCGATGTAGAAAGTCCAACGTTTATTGCAGATGTTGATGGTACTTACACCGCTGATTTAGTAGTGAATGACGGCACGGTGGACAGTGATGTTGATTCTGTAACCATTATCGCAGCAACGGTGAATACAGCGCCGGTATCGAATGCAGGTAAAGATCAGAGTGTTAAAACCAATTCCACAGTGATGTTGGATGGTTCTGCAAGTACGGATATTGATGGTGATGAAATCACGTATCAATGGACTTTAACTGCTAAGCCTTCTGCGAGTGTGGCTGTATTGAGTGATAGCACTGCAACACGTCCGACATTTGACGCGGATGTTGACGGTACTTATACGGCTGAACTTGTGGTCAGCGATGGTACGGTTAGCGGTAGCGCCGATGCTGTAACAGTAGTCGCTGCTTCAGCAAACTCTGAGCCTGTGGCAGATGCAGGTGATGATCTGCACGTTAAAGCAGGCACAGTGGTGACATTAGATGGTACAGCGAGTTCGGATGCTGATGGTGATTTAGTAAATTACCAGTGGGCGTTAACATCTACTCCGGCGGGTAGTATGGCTGCATTAAATAATGTCAGTTTAGCCACGCCAACATTTGTTGCCGATGTCGAAGGTACTTATGAAGCTGAGTTAATTGTTGACGATGGTTCAGTAAATAGTAGTGCTGATGCTGTAACGGTTGTTGCTTTAGAAGCAAACACAGCACCGATTGCGCATGCGGGCTTAGAGCAAAGCGTTAAGACGGGTGCAACTGTTACCTTAGATGGCTCGGCGAGTGTTGATGCCGATGGTGATGCTATCGCCTATGAGTGGGCAATTATTTCTGCTCCAGCGAGTAGCGCAGCATCATTGAACAGCTCGACAACAGTTGATCCGAGCTTTACTGCTGATGTGGAAGGATCTTATACGATTCAGTTAATCGTGAACGATGGATCAATCAAATCAGAAGCCGACACTGTGACTGTAGTTGCCGCGACAGCAAACGCTAAACCGATTGCAAATGCTGGTTTAGACGCACGAGTTACGGCAGGAACATCTGTCACGCTGGATGGTACAGGTAGCTTTGATGCGGATGCTGATGTATTAACGTATCAATGGACATTTGTATCAAAACCAAGCGCTAGCTCAGCTACATTTGTTGATGCTACGGTAGCCACTCCAGTCTTCACTGCTGATGTCGAAGGCAGTTATGTGATTGCGTTGGTGGTGGATGACGGTACGGAAGCAAGTATCGAAGATCTTGTGTATGTTGAAGTGATTCAACCACAAGTAACCCTGAGTAAGCAGTTTGGCGCAGACGCAAACGCAACCTTTAATCAGGTCGCTATGCCTTATTCGTCAAGCGCGACAGTTGACGCTTCGGCAAGCGGCTCTACTGACTTTACGTTAGATACCTTTAGTATTGTGGCGGAAGGTCAGAATTATACGATTACAAATATTCAAGTAACGGATGATTCAGGTAATGTATCACCTTACTTCACAGTAATCTCTGATGGCTTCGTTTTGCTAGAAGGCCAGGCCGTAGAGTTTGCATTAATGTCACCGCTTACAGCAGGAGTAGAAACGAACTTAACCTTTAGTTTTGAAATTGCTGAAACAGGGCAAACTTTTGAAGCAAACTATACTTTTACGAGTAACTAA
- a CDS encoding c-type cytochrome encodes MIKVKSLFVLAVSFTAAVFAGAAAATHLSDSNVKDRLEPVHKVYVEGDEVPQVSNTVPTTASSGPREPADIYNTYCTACHASGVAGAPIMGDVAVWDERMSKGIETVYNNAINGINAMPAKGTCADCSDDEIKAVVDYMLEESK; translated from the coding sequence ATGATTAAAGTTAAATCCTTGTTCGTATTAGCTGTGAGCTTCACAGCAGCAGTATTTGCCGGCGCAGCGGCAGCGACACACTTGAGTGACTCAAACGTTAAAGATCGTTTAGAGCCAGTTCATAAAGTTTATGTTGAGGGCGATGAGGTACCACAAGTATCCAATACAGTTCCAACAACAGCATCTTCAGGTCCTCGTGAACCAGCAGATATCTACAACACCTACTGTACAGCATGTCACGCTTCTGGCGTTGCTGGCGCTCCAATTATGGGCGACGTAGCGGTTTGGGACGAGCGCATGTCTAAAGGCATCGAAACAGTTTATAACAATGCGATCAACGGTATCAACGCAATGCCTGCAAAAGGTACTTGTGCCGACTGTTCAGACGACGAAATCAAAGCTGTTGTTGACTACATGCTAGAAGAAAGCAAGTAA
- a CDS encoding DoxX family protein, with protein MKIKIVTGLLALIFLLSGSAKLLGLEFEVDAFERWGYPVWFMYFTGAVEVAGAVALLVPRLVSVAGLGLSGVMVGAVATHVMHSEWMMLVIASVILLTAVWRAYVGRQDIRALIRAITGSSAAT; from the coding sequence ATGAAAATCAAGATTGTTACAGGGTTATTGGCGCTTATCTTCTTATTGTCAGGCAGCGCAAAATTATTGGGCCTAGAGTTTGAGGTTGATGCGTTTGAGCGTTGGGGCTATCCGGTGTGGTTTATGTATTTTACGGGTGCTGTTGAAGTTGCGGGTGCTGTTGCTTTATTGGTTCCGCGTTTGGTTTCGGTCGCGGGCTTGGGTTTAAGCGGTGTGATGGTCGGCGCTGTGGCGACACACGTCATGCACAGTGAGTGGATGATGTTAGTGATTGCCAGCGTAATTTTGCTGACAGCAGTTTGGCGTGCGTATGTTGGTCGACAAGATATTAGAGCGCTTATCCGAGCTATTACTGGCTCCTCGGCTGCAACATAA
- a CDS encoding thioesterase family protein — translation MGSLQQDALHMLGEALVNNIPFNRHIGLKYQTVSEEECVITFDMKPELVGNYIQGILHGGVISSAMDMVGGTMAAVGILHTNPATHLDELKKKIAKLSTIDLRVDFLRPGRGKTFYAKAELLRAGKKVAVVRTELINENKTQIAVATGTFMVG, via the coding sequence ATGGGTTCTCTACAGCAAGATGCTTTGCATATGCTCGGCGAAGCACTCGTAAACAACATTCCTTTCAATCGACATATTGGCCTTAAATATCAAACGGTTAGCGAAGAAGAGTGCGTGATCACTTTTGACATGAAGCCCGAGCTTGTGGGTAATTATATTCAAGGTATTTTACACGGTGGCGTTATTTCCTCAGCGATGGATATGGTCGGCGGAACCATGGCTGCTGTGGGGATTTTGCACACTAATCCAGCCACACATCTGGATGAATTAAAAAAGAAAATTGCAAAATTAAGCACTATCGACTTACGCGTGGATTTCCTCCGCCCTGGGCGGGGAAAGACGTTTTATGCGAAAGCCGAGTTACTTCGGGCAGGCAAAAAAGTCGCGGTGGTGCGTACCGAACTAATTAACGAGAACAAAACCCAGATTGCTGTGGCAACGGGTACGTTTATGGTTGGTTAG